From bacterium:
AGTTTAAATATTAACTTCTGAAGGTAACGGCCGTGAAATTACTACAGCTTTTGGTTTATCTGATCTCTGCTTCACTCTCTATTGCTCAACAAACTCCGGTGGTTCAACTTTCGTCGGGTGAATCGTCGTTGCAAAACGGACGTTTCATACTTTCCGTGACGGCGCAAATCGATCCGCAATATCATATTTATGGCGTGGAGGAATTGGACGGACCGATTGCAACGGCACTGACATTTGAATTGCCGGCCGGCCTGGTGTTGGACGGCGCATTGGTCGTACCGCAAGGTAAGAAACATTTCGACCAAGGTTTCGGCATCGACGTCACTTGGCATTCCGGCTCGGTGATTTTTCAACAACCGGTTAAAGTTGTTTCGGCGCCGTCGGCCAACATGATTAAAATTTCATTCCGTTATCAGGCATGTACGGAATCGTATTGTCTGCCGCCCAAAACCCTGAGTTACGTTCATACATTATCCGACCAGATTCTTTCATTCAAGGCTGCAGGCGTACAGGCGAAAACCAATGAAAAAAGTGCGTCGGTAGAAGTTGCCAAGAAAGACACTGCGAAACAGAACGCCGACACGGCTGGCGTATTAAAAGAAAAGACGATCAATCAACGAACGGATTCCTATGAATCGCTCCGCAAAGAATCGTTGGCGTCATTCATCGGGCTGGCGTTTCTGACGGGATTCCTGGCGTTGCTCACGCCGTGTGTATTTCCGATGATCCCGATCACGGTTTCATTCTTTACCAAACATTCGGCGACGACAAGAATTCAATCGTTGAAGAAATCGTTAGTCTATGTTGCTGGAATTATTTTTTCGTTTACGCTGTTTGGTTGGTTCATGTCCATTGTCGTCGGGGCTGCCGGTGCGCAGAATTTTGCCGCGAATGTGTGGATCAATATGATCATCGGTATTTTGTTTGTTGTCTTTGCAACGAGTTTGTTTGGCGTATTTGAAATCCGCCTGCCGTCATTTCTGGTCAACTGGACGCAAAGTAAAAGTGATTCACAAGGTTACGCCGGAACGCTTTTCGCCGGTGTGACGTTTACATTGGTTTCGTTTACATGTACAGTACAGTTTCTTGGTTTGTTGATGGTGGCTTCGGCGAACGGAGAATGGTTTTTACCGATTATCGGCATGCTGGCTTTTGCAACGGCTTTTTCGGCGCCGTTTTTTGTGCTCTCGTTATTTCCGCAATATTTGGCCAATTTACCGAAAAGCGGAAGCTGGCTTCATGCGACAAAGATCGTTATGGCGTTTGTGGAAATCGCTGCCGCGTTTAAATTTTTCAGCAACGTCGATTTGGTGTGGGATTTGACCTTACTTACGCGACCGGTGCTGTTGTCCATCTGGATCGTGATTTTTGGTGTGGCGGGATTTTATCTGCTGGGTAAACTTCAGTTTTCAGAAGACGACCGCGTCGAGAAAATCGGTTTTGGGCGCACAAGCCTTGCGATGATATTTCTGACGGCGACGGTGTATTTTGTTTACGGACTTTTTGGTAATTCATTGCAATCGGATATCGACGCTTATCTGCCACCCGCCGATTATGGCGTTGTCGCCGTGGTTCATTCGCAAAGCAGGACTGCGAAGGAAGAAAATTGGATCGAACATTACGAAACTGCGCTGGAACGTGCCAGTACTTCGGACAAACCGATGTTCATCGATTTCACCGGCAAAACGTGCACGAATTGCCGCCTCATGGAAAAAACAATGTTCGTACGTGAGGATGTGCGTGAACTGTTTGATCAGATGGTATTAGTTCGGCTGTGGACGGATTTTGGAGCAGATCAGGAACGTTACCAGGAACTCCAGCAGAAATTGGTCGGCAGCGTTGCTCTGCCGTTTTATGCTGTCGTCGACAGACACGGTAATGTGTTGGCTAAATTCGGAGGCCTCGAGCGCGACCCGGAAATCTTCAAAGCGTTTTTACGCGACGGATTGAATCAGGCGAAAGCGATGGCCGATGTAAAATAAAAAATTATTTCCTAAAAAAAAGCCTGTCAGAATAATTTCCGACAGGCTTTTTTATTATTGGCATCTTTTAAACGATGAAGGATCGAAGTCACTCGAAACGTATTGAACTTCGTAAGCAGTGAAATCGATCGTTAACGTGTTTCCTTGAATCGAATAGTGAAGCTGAACGGCACTATCCAGATCGTCGATATCGGCCAATAATTCACCGTTCTCAATAGTCAGATTCAGATAATCTTTTTCGTAGCAATCAGTTTCTTTATACCAGATCTGCATACGGTCCCCGTTGAATCGAATATATTCATCCGATAACACGGCTTGATCATTATACTGAGTAACTTTCCATTGGGTGCCGTCCAATGTGTATTTGGGCGAATCGTTCTCGCCGCAGGATAAAATTCCTGTTAAAAAAGAGATCAGCAAAATTGGTATTCCTTGCATTGGGATTCCTTTCGATTAATTGGGCGTTTATAATAATACACCCAACCGAAAGGAAACCCTGATCTATTCGGTGTATTGAATCACATCGCCTTCAATCGTATAAGTTCTTAGTCCAATAAGCACCGAAATATACCCGCCATAGGGGGGCGCTACAACAGCACCGATAAAACCAAGACTAAACGGGACAAGCCCGTCTACAAAGGTCATCTGTCCTTTGATTTTCAGATTGGTAACAGCATCACCTTTAGCCGAAATTAATTCATCATTGATAGCTTTGGCTACATCCGGGTTATTAACCGTAGCCAGGTCAAAGATCATAAAGGTGGCTTTAATAGATTTATTAAAGTGCCGTACGATCGTAAATTTCCGGTCGGTGTTCGTCATACTTACGTTCTTCTCGACTCCGTCTGCATTAAGATATACAGTGGCGCATGAATTGATCAGCACTATCATCAGTGTGAAAATGATAGAGTGAAGTTTTTTTGAAATACTGAGTTCCATAGGAGACTCCCTGAGCGTTGGTAGTTGATTTGTTTTCGAAGGGCTAAAACGAAGCCCATTGCAAGAGTCAAATTTTAAAAACTCATTCCGATTTTTATCGGCAAGTATTGAATATTTCTACCTTTGTTAAATCCAAGGCGATATTGTCCCTCGATAAACAGGCTTATTGAATTGACTTGAAATTCAAATCCTATTCCGCCATTGATCCCAAAAGCATTGTCTGAAGCGGCCGTAACTCTTTCAATTCCGGAACTGGAGGCTTGTTCGATATGAAAATAATTCGGTCCGATTAAAAGATAAGGCGCATAATTATCTGCGTGCGATAATTTAAAATTCATGGCCAATGTTGCGATGGTAATCGTGCCGCCGTACAGGGTTCCTGAATGACTGATCGATTTTTT
This genomic window contains:
- a CDS encoding thioredoxin family protein, translating into MKLLQLLVYLISASLSIAQQTPVVQLSSGESSLQNGRFILSVTAQIDPQYHIYGVEELDGPIATALTFELPAGLVLDGALVVPQGKKHFDQGFGIDVTWHSGSVIFQQPVKVVSAPSANMIKISFRYQACTESYCLPPKTLSYVHTLSDQILSFKAAGVQAKTNEKSASVEVAKKDTAKQNADTAGVLKEKTINQRTDSYESLRKESLASFIGLAFLTGFLALLTPCVFPMIPITVSFFTKHSATTRIQSLKKSLVYVAGIIFSFTLFGWFMSIVVGAAGAQNFAANVWINMIIGILFVVFATSLFGVFEIRLPSFLVNWTQSKSDSQGYAGTLFAGVTFTLVSFTCTVQFLGLLMVASANGEWFLPIIGMLAFATAFSAPFFVLSLFPQYLANLPKSGSWLHATKIVMAFVEIAAAFKFFSNVDLVWDLTLLTRPVLLSIWIVIFGVAGFYLLGKLQFSEDDRVEKIGFGRTSLAMIFLTATVYFVYGLFGNSLQSDIDAYLPPADYGVVAVVHSQSRTAKEENWIEHYETALERASTSDKPMFIDFTGKTCTNCRLMEKTMFVREDVRELFDQMVLVRLWTDFGADQERYQELQQKLVGSVALPFYAVVDRHGNVLAKFGGLERDPEIFKAFLRDGLNQAKAMADVK